In Burkholderia savannae, one genomic interval encodes:
- the leuA gene encoding 2-isopropylmalate synthase: MKRNPADKYRPFEPVRINGRRWPSRTIERAPIWMSTDLRDGNQSLIEPMTIEQKLEFFEMLVAIGFKEIEVGFPSASQTDFDFVRKLIDERRIPDDVTIEVLVQSREDLIARTFDALEGAPRAIVHLYNAICPSFRRIVFGMSKDDVKALAVEGTRIIKAHAQARPGTHWTFQYSPETFSMTELSFAREVCDAVAQTWRPTRDHKMIVNLPATVEAATPNVFADQIEWMDRNLGYRDSIVLSVHPHNDRGTAVAAAELALLAGADRIEGCLFGNGERTGNVDLVTLALNLYTQGIDPGLDFSDIDAVRRVVERCNQIPVHPRHPYAGDLVFTAFSGSHQDAIRKGLAQQKPDAIWEVPYLPIDPADLGRSYDAVIRVNSQSGKGGATYLLERGMGFAPPRRVQIEFSHAVQALADASGEEVTGDAICELFTREYLRTMGPAARAGASASWHDREIALARADDAPGAARQAAAAFAAAAGVAIGVASCEVERTASGDTVVFVGAKVGDAALRHGAGVHRDPVAAATDAVASAINRSAWSCDERRAAA, encoded by the coding sequence ATGAAGCGCAACCCCGCCGACAAATACCGACCGTTCGAACCCGTCCGCATCAACGGACGCCGATGGCCGAGCCGCACGATCGAGCGCGCGCCGATCTGGATGAGCACCGATCTGCGCGACGGCAACCAGTCGCTGATCGAGCCGATGACGATCGAGCAGAAGCTCGAGTTCTTCGAGATGCTCGTCGCGATCGGCTTCAAGGAGATCGAAGTCGGTTTTCCGTCGGCGTCGCAAACCGACTTCGATTTCGTGCGCAAGCTGATCGACGAGCGGCGCATTCCCGACGACGTGACGATCGAAGTGCTCGTGCAGTCGCGCGAGGATCTGATCGCGCGCACGTTCGATGCGCTCGAAGGCGCGCCGCGCGCGATCGTGCACCTGTACAACGCGATCTGCCCGTCGTTCCGCCGCATCGTGTTCGGAATGTCGAAGGACGACGTGAAGGCGCTGGCGGTCGAGGGCACGCGCATCATCAAGGCGCACGCGCAGGCGCGCCCCGGCACGCACTGGACGTTCCAGTACTCGCCCGAGACGTTCAGCATGACCGAGCTGTCGTTCGCGCGCGAGGTCTGCGACGCGGTCGCGCAGACTTGGCGGCCCACGCGCGATCACAAGATGATCGTGAACCTGCCCGCAACCGTCGAGGCCGCGACGCCGAACGTGTTCGCCGACCAGATCGAATGGATGGACCGCAATCTCGGCTACCGCGACAGCATCGTGCTGTCGGTGCATCCGCACAACGATCGCGGCACCGCGGTCGCGGCGGCCGAGCTCGCGCTGCTCGCGGGCGCGGACCGCATCGAGGGGTGCCTGTTCGGCAACGGCGAGCGCACGGGCAACGTCGATCTCGTCACGCTCGCGCTGAACCTCTACACGCAGGGGATCGATCCGGGGCTCGATTTCTCGGACATCGACGCGGTGCGCCGCGTCGTCGAGCGCTGCAACCAGATTCCCGTGCATCCGCGCCACCCGTACGCGGGCGACCTCGTCTTCACCGCGTTCTCCGGCTCGCATCAGGACGCGATCCGCAAGGGCCTCGCGCAGCAAAAGCCCGACGCGATCTGGGAAGTGCCGTATCTGCCGATCGATCCCGCCGATCTCGGCCGCAGCTACGACGCGGTGATCCGCGTCAACAGCCAGTCCGGCAAGGGCGGCGCGACGTACCTGCTCGAGCGCGGCATGGGCTTCGCGCCGCCGCGCCGCGTGCAGATCGAATTCAGCCATGCGGTGCAGGCGCTCGCCGACGCTTCGGGCGAAGAAGTGACGGGCGACGCGATCTGCGAGCTCTTCACGCGCGAATACCTGCGGACGATGGGCCCCGCCGCGCGCGCGGGCGCGTCGGCGAGCTGGCATGACCGCGAAATCGCGCTCGCTCGCGCGGACGACGCGCCAGGCGCGGCGCGGCAGGCCGCGGCCGCGTTCGCCGCGGCGGCGGGCGTCGCGATCGGCGTCGCGTCGTGCGAAGTCGAGCGCACCGCGAGCGGCGACACCGTGGTGTTCGTCGGCGCGAAGGTCGGCGACGCCGCGCTGCGCCACGGCGCCGGCGTGCATCGCGATCCGGTCGCGGCCGCGACGGATGCGGTCGCGAGCGCGATCAACCGCTCGGCGTGGAGCTGCGACGAGCGGCGCGCGGCCGCCTGA
- the ybiB gene encoding DNA-binding protein YbiB: MTETDANAALPDHFPCARFIKEIGRGPNGARALPYDDALALYRAMLDGHVSDVELGAILIAYRLKGETAAELAAMLAAAQASFEPLHVQDAAFHTVSIPSYNGARRQPNLVPLLALLLAREGVPVLVHGVTEDPGRVTSAEIFTELAIAPGGSHDEIEDTLAERRAAFAPIDVLAPQLARLLALRRVLGVRNSTHTVVKLLQPFEPAGLRLVNYTHPPYRDSLVELFREHPAAGAGGALLARGTEGEAVADTRRQVQVDWLHDGRCETVVEPVRSSPDAPPVELPASRDAATTAAWTDAVMRGEIPIPDAVATQVETIVRLARIVE; encoded by the coding sequence ATGACCGAAACTGACGCCAACGCCGCCCTGCCCGACCACTTCCCGTGCGCCCGCTTCATCAAGGAGATCGGGCGCGGACCGAACGGCGCACGCGCGCTGCCGTACGACGACGCGTTGGCGCTCTACCGCGCGATGCTCGACGGGCACGTATCCGACGTCGAGCTCGGCGCGATCCTGATCGCGTACCGGCTCAAGGGCGAGACGGCCGCCGAGCTCGCGGCGATGCTCGCCGCCGCGCAGGCGTCGTTCGAGCCGCTGCACGTGCAGGACGCCGCGTTCCACACGGTATCGATCCCGAGCTACAACGGCGCGCGCAGGCAGCCGAATCTCGTGCCGCTGCTCGCGCTGCTGCTCGCGCGCGAGGGCGTGCCGGTGCTCGTGCACGGCGTGACGGAAGACCCGGGCCGCGTGACGAGCGCGGAGATCTTCACCGAGCTGGCGATTGCGCCCGGCGGGTCGCACGACGAAATCGAGGACACGCTCGCCGAGCGCCGCGCCGCGTTCGCGCCGATCGACGTGCTCGCGCCGCAGCTCGCGCGGCTCCTCGCGCTGCGGCGCGTGCTCGGCGTGCGCAACTCGACGCACACGGTCGTCAAGCTGCTGCAGCCGTTCGAGCCCGCCGGGCTGCGGCTCGTGAACTACACGCATCCGCCGTATCGCGACAGCCTCGTCGAGCTGTTCCGCGAACACCCGGCGGCCGGCGCGGGCGGCGCTTTGCTCGCGCGCGGCACCGAGGGCGAGGCGGTCGCCGACACGCGCCGCCAGGTGCAGGTCGACTGGCTGCACGACGGCCGGTGCGAGACGGTCGTCGAACCGGTGCGCTCGTCGCCCGACGCGCCGCCCGTCGAGCTGCCCGCGTCGCGCGACGCGGCGACGACGGCCGCGTGGACCGACGCCGTGATGCGCGGCGAGATCCCGATTCCGGACGCGGTCGCGACGCAGGTCGAGACGATCGTGCGGCTCGCGCGGATCGTCGAATGA
- a CDS encoding acyloxyacyl hydrolase, whose protein sequence is MNDKNGGRAGRIIVQIAVATALAGGSGAAFADRWGLQLGGGVADHDMKKGDIGVVWDPNWTWWEIGGWHFAFVAEGHVSYWRYTGDHAINDSVWEVGATPIIRFIKSAGYVRPFVEVGAGVRFLSHPTISQNYSMSTSFQFADMVGIGAQFGNRQQYQAGVRLQHVSNAGIKDPNPGINFSQLYVQYNF, encoded by the coding sequence ATGAACGATAAGAACGGCGGTCGGGCGGGGCGGATCATCGTGCAGATCGCAGTGGCAACGGCGCTCGCCGGCGGTTCCGGGGCCGCCTTCGCGGATCGCTGGGGATTGCAGCTCGGCGGCGGCGTCGCCGATCACGACATGAAGAAGGGCGACATCGGCGTGGTCTGGGACCCGAACTGGACCTGGTGGGAAATCGGCGGCTGGCACTTCGCGTTCGTCGCCGAGGGGCACGTGTCTTACTGGCGCTATACCGGCGATCACGCGATCAACGACAGCGTCTGGGAAGTCGGCGCGACGCCGATCATACGATTCATCAAGAGCGCGGGCTACGTGCGGCCGTTCGTCGAGGTGGGCGCCGGCGTGCGCTTCCTGTCGCATCCGACGATCTCCCAGAACTATTCGATGTCGACGTCGTTCCAGTTCGCCGACATGGTCGGCATCGGCGCGCAATTCGGCAATCGTCAGCAGTATCAAGCGGGTGTCCGTTTACAGCACGTGTCGAACGCGGGTATCAAAGACCCGAATCCTGGTATAAATTTCAGCCAGCTCTACGTGCAATACAACTTCTGA
- a CDS encoding nitrite reductase (NAD(P)H) small subunit, translated as MSATQPEWIAVCRLDDIPPLGARVLTRDAGAPIALFRTASDAVFALLDRCPHKGGPLSQGIVHGEQVTCPLHGLNLAFASGCALPPDDGCTTVFSVKRDGDAVLLDRAELATLGIDSAPQPVALVSPGAAA; from the coding sequence ATGTCCGCCACGCAACCCGAATGGATCGCCGTCTGCCGGCTCGACGACATCCCGCCGCTCGGCGCACGCGTTCTCACGCGTGACGCCGGCGCGCCGATCGCCCTCTTTCGCACCGCGAGCGACGCGGTGTTCGCGCTGCTCGACCGCTGCCCGCACAAGGGCGGCCCGCTGTCGCAAGGCATCGTCCACGGCGAGCAGGTCACGTGTCCGCTGCACGGCCTGAACCTCGCGTTCGCGAGCGGCTGCGCGCTGCCGCCCGACGACGGCTGCACGACCGTCTTCAGCGTGAAGCGCGACGGCGACGCGGTGCTGCTCGATCGCGCCGAGCTCGCGACGCTCGGCATCGACAGCGCGCCGCAGCCAGTCGCGCTCGTGTCGCCGGGCGCCGCCGCATGA
- a CDS encoding nuclear transport factor 2 family protein — translation MAAKVIDAIRALERDRFRAMVDGDGEALDALLSDNVYYVHTNGKRETKQQFIDAITAGRRRYRQIEIQSQEVLPVGDATCVVAGRALIEMETNNGGLVFPIAYTAIQTQESGRWRLLAWQATRCATEG, via the coding sequence ATGGCGGCAAAGGTGATCGATGCGATTCGCGCGCTCGAGCGCGACCGGTTTCGTGCGATGGTCGACGGCGACGGCGAGGCGCTCGACGCATTGCTGTCCGACAACGTCTATTACGTGCACACCAACGGCAAACGCGAGACCAAGCAGCAGTTCATCGACGCGATCACGGCAGGGCGCCGTCGCTATCGGCAGATCGAGATCCAGTCGCAGGAAGTGCTGCCCGTCGGCGATGCCACGTGCGTCGTCGCGGGGCGCGCGCTGATCGAGATGGAGACGAACAACGGCGGCCTCGTGTTCCCGATCGCCTACACCGCGATTCAGACGCAGGAAAGCGGCCGCTGGCGGCTGCTCGCATGGCAGGCGACGCGCTGCGCGACCGAGGGCTAA
- the cydP gene encoding cytochrome oxidase putative small subunit CydP: protein MALTLVNKKASPHDTPPAPRAGWRARVAAWARGPTLARDLSIVLLFKLILLVALKYAFFNHPQAEHMSLPPAVVAAKLLSATPYAPTQGDRHDK, encoded by the coding sequence ATGGCTTTGACTCTCGTCAACAAAAAGGCGTCGCCCCACGACACGCCGCCCGCCCCTCGGGCGGGCTGGCGCGCTCGGGTCGCCGCCTGGGCCCGTGGCCCGACCCTCGCGCGCGACCTCTCGATCGTGCTGCTCTTCAAGCTGATCCTGCTCGTCGCGCTCAAGTACGCATTCTTCAACCATCCGCAGGCCGAGCACATGTCGTTGCCGCCTGCCGTCGTCGCAGCAAAGCTGCTGTCGGCGACGCCATACGCACCCACTCAGGGAGACCGCCATGATAAGTAG
- the nirB gene encoding nitrite reductase large subunit NirB: protein MRKMKLVMVGNGMAGVRTLEELLKLAPDLYDITVFGAEPHPNYNRILLSPVLAGEQTLEQIVLNDYAWYESHGITLHVGKKIVKIDRVKRAVIAEDGTEAAYDRLLLATGSNPFMLPIPGADLDGVLGYRDIADTQAMIDAAARHTHAVVIGGGLLGLEAANGLKLRGMDVTVVHLAPTLLERQLDATAGSLLRASLEARGLTFLMPKETQALVGDESGRVRAVRFKDGGECKADLVVMAVGIRPNTALAESAGLYCNRGIVVSDTMQTYDPRIYAVGECVSHRGIAYGLVAPLFEQAKVAANHLAQFGIGRYAGSVTSTKLKVTGIDLFSAGDFLGGGDTEDITLSDPIAGVYKKLVVKDDKIVGACLYGDTADGAWYFRLLREGRNIADIRDTLMFGETSLGDTGHSGATRAMSMADDAEVCGCNGVCKGTIVSAIKEKGLFTLDDVRKHTKASASCGSCTGLVEQILMSTLGGDYSASPKAKPICGCTDHTHAEVRTAIREHKLLSVPDAMRFLEWRTPNGCASCRPALNYYCISTWPHDAKDDPQSRFINERAHANIQKDGTYSVVPRMWGGVTTASELRRIADVVDKYAIPTVKVTGGQRIDLLGVKKEDLPGVWRDLGMPSGHAYAKALRTVKTCVGSEWCRFGTQDSTLMGQQLERALWRMYAPHKVKLAVSGCPRNCAESGIKDVGVIGVDSGWEIYVGGNGGIKTEVAQFFCKVKTHEEVLEYAGAFLQLYREEGWYLERTVHYLERVGIDHVKARVLDDADNRRALWERLQFALKDEPDPWHDTNDARVDLRQFIPIAVAPADA from the coding sequence ATGCGGAAGATGAAGCTGGTGATGGTCGGCAACGGCATGGCCGGAGTGCGCACGCTCGAAGAATTGCTCAAGCTGGCGCCCGATCTGTATGACATAACGGTGTTCGGCGCCGAGCCGCATCCGAACTACAACCGGATTCTGCTGTCGCCCGTGCTCGCGGGCGAGCAGACGCTCGAGCAGATCGTCCTCAACGATTACGCGTGGTACGAATCGCACGGCATCACGCTCCACGTCGGCAAGAAGATCGTGAAGATCGATCGCGTGAAGCGCGCCGTGATCGCCGAGGACGGCACCGAGGCCGCGTACGACCGGCTGCTGCTCGCGACCGGCTCGAATCCGTTCATGCTGCCGATCCCGGGCGCGGATCTCGACGGCGTGCTCGGCTATCGCGACATCGCCGACACGCAGGCGATGATCGACGCCGCCGCACGGCACACGCACGCGGTGGTGATCGGCGGCGGCCTGCTCGGCCTCGAAGCGGCGAACGGCCTGAAGCTGCGCGGGATGGACGTGACGGTCGTTCACCTCGCGCCGACGCTGCTCGAGCGCCAGCTCGACGCGACCGCGGGCAGCCTGTTGCGCGCGTCGCTCGAGGCGCGCGGCCTGACGTTTCTGATGCCGAAGGAAACGCAGGCGCTCGTCGGCGACGAAAGCGGCCGCGTGCGCGCGGTGCGCTTCAAGGACGGCGGCGAATGCAAGGCCGACCTCGTCGTGATGGCGGTCGGCATCCGCCCGAACACGGCGCTCGCCGAAAGCGCGGGGCTCTATTGCAACCGCGGAATCGTCGTCAGCGACACGATGCAGACCTACGACCCGCGCATCTACGCGGTCGGCGAATGCGTGAGCCATCGCGGCATCGCGTACGGCCTCGTCGCGCCCCTCTTCGAGCAGGCGAAGGTCGCGGCGAACCATCTCGCGCAGTTCGGCATCGGGCGCTACGCCGGCTCGGTCACGTCGACGAAGCTCAAGGTCACGGGCATCGATCTCTTCTCCGCGGGCGACTTCCTCGGCGGCGGCGACACGGAAGACATCACGTTGTCGGACCCGATCGCGGGCGTCTACAAGAAGCTCGTGGTCAAGGACGACAAGATCGTCGGCGCGTGCCTGTACGGCGACACGGCGGACGGCGCGTGGTACTTCAGGCTGCTGCGCGAAGGCCGCAACATCGCCGACATCCGCGACACGCTGATGTTCGGCGAAACGAGCCTGGGCGACACCGGCCACAGCGGCGCGACGCGCGCGATGTCGATGGCCGACGACGCCGAGGTGTGCGGCTGCAACGGCGTGTGCAAGGGCACGATCGTCTCGGCGATCAAGGAAAAGGGCCTCTTCACGCTCGACGACGTGCGCAAGCACACGAAGGCGTCCGCATCGTGCGGCTCGTGCACGGGCCTGGTCGAGCAGATCCTGATGTCGACGCTGGGCGGCGACTACTCGGCGTCGCCGAAGGCGAAGCCCATATGCGGCTGCACCGATCATACGCATGCCGAAGTACGCACGGCGATTCGCGAGCACAAGCTGCTGTCGGTGCCCGACGCGATGCGCTTTCTCGAATGGCGCACGCCGAACGGCTGCGCGAGCTGCCGCCCGGCGCTCAACTATTACTGCATCAGCACCTGGCCGCACGACGCGAAGGACGATCCGCAGTCGCGCTTCATCAACGAACGCGCGCACGCGAACATCCAGAAGGACGGCACGTATTCGGTCGTGCCGCGGATGTGGGGCGGCGTGACGACCGCTAGCGAGCTGCGCCGGATCGCGGACGTCGTCGACAAGTACGCGATCCCGACCGTCAAGGTGACGGGCGGGCAGCGCATCGACCTGCTCGGCGTGAAGAAGGAGGATCTGCCCGGCGTGTGGCGCGATCTCGGCATGCCGAGCGGCCACGCGTACGCGAAGGCGCTGCGCACGGTGAAGACCTGCGTCGGCTCCGAATGGTGCCGCTTCGGCACGCAGGATTCGACGCTGATGGGCCAGCAGCTCGAACGCGCGCTGTGGCGGATGTACGCGCCGCACAAGGTGAAGCTCGCGGTGTCCGGCTGCCCGCGCAACTGCGCGGAATCGGGGATCAAGGACGTCGGCGTGATCGGCGTCGATTCGGGCTGGGAGATCTATGTCGGCGGCAACGGTGGCATCAAGACCGAGGTCGCGCAGTTCTTCTGCAAGGTGAAGACGCACGAGGAAGTGCTCGAATACGCGGGTGCGTTCCTGCAGCTCTATCGCGAGGAAGGCTGGTATCTCGAGCGCACCGTGCACTATCTCGAGCGCGTCGGCATCGATCACGTGAAGGCGCGCGTGCTCGACGACGCCGACAACCGCCGCGCGCTCTGGGAGCGCCTGCAGTTCGCGTTGAAGGACGAGCCCGATCCGTGGCACGACACGAACGACGCGCGGGTCGATCTGCGCCAGTTCATCCCGATCGCGGTCGCGCCCGCCGATGCGTGA
- the rpoH gene encoding RNA polymerase sigma factor RpoH, which produces MSNALTLPNTLRPASAKAASAGSLALASHSMLPGQLGNIDAYIQAVNRIPLLTAEEERQYATEYHEDNNLDAARRLVLSHLRLVVSIARNYLGYGLPHGDLIQEGNIGLMKAVKRFDPAQNVRLVSYAIHWIKAEIHEYILRNWRTVKVATTKAQRKLFFNLRSHKKGTQAFTPEEIDGLAQELNVKREEVAEMETRLSGGDVALEGQIDDGEESYAPIAYLADSHNEPTAVLAARQRDMLQTDGIARALESLDARSRRIIEARWLNVDDDGSGGSTLHDLAAEFGVSAERIRQIEASAMKKMRTALAAYA; this is translated from the coding sequence GTGAGCAACGCATTGACCCTTCCGAACACTTTGCGCCCGGCGTCCGCTAAGGCCGCATCGGCAGGCTCGCTGGCGCTCGCATCCCACTCGATGCTGCCCGGCCAGCTGGGCAACATCGACGCCTATATTCAGGCCGTGAACCGGATTCCGCTGCTGACGGCGGAGGAAGAGCGTCAGTACGCGACCGAATACCACGAGGACAACAACCTCGACGCCGCGCGCCGGCTCGTGCTGTCGCACCTGCGGCTCGTCGTGTCGATCGCGCGCAACTATCTCGGCTACGGCCTGCCGCACGGCGACCTGATCCAGGAAGGCAACATCGGCCTGATGAAGGCGGTCAAGCGTTTCGATCCCGCCCAGAACGTGCGCCTCGTGTCGTACGCGATCCACTGGATCAAGGCCGAGATTCACGAATACATCCTGCGCAACTGGCGCACGGTGAAGGTCGCGACGACGAAGGCGCAGCGCAAGCTGTTCTTCAACCTGCGCAGCCACAAGAAGGGCACGCAGGCGTTCACGCCGGAGGAAATCGACGGCCTCGCGCAGGAGCTGAACGTCAAGCGCGAGGAAGTAGCCGAGATGGAAACCCGCCTGTCGGGCGGCGACGTCGCGCTCGAGGGCCAGATCGACGACGGCGAGGAGTCGTACGCGCCGATCGCCTATCTCGCCGATTCGCACAACGAGCCGACCGCCGTGCTCGCCGCGCGTCAGCGCGACATGCTGCAGACGGACGGCATCGCGCGCGCGCTCGAATCGCTCGACGCGCGCAGCCGCCGGATCATCGAGGCGCGCTGGCTGAACGTCGACGACGACGGCTCGGGCGGCTCGACGCTGCACGACCTCGCCGCCGAATTCGGCGTATCGGCGGAGCGCATCCGCCAGATCGAAGCGAGCGCGATGAAGAAGATGCGCACGGCGCTCGCCGCGTACGCGTAA
- a CDS encoding nitrate reductase, which produces MTIETLAQPAAQDTPDAVRETRSTCCYCGVGCGVVIETRRDADGRDRIVGVRGDPEHPANFGRLCSKGSTLHLTATPERYAQTRATHPELRLSRDAARTRVSWDDALDHVALRFARIVEQHGPDAVGFYISGQLLTEDYYVFNKLAKGLVGTNNIDSNSRLCMSSAVVGYKKTLGADAPPCSYEDLDHAGTVLIAGANPAYAHPILYRRLEAARARNPQMKVIVADPRRTDSASDATLHLALQPGTDTMLFNAMLHVLIWDGALDSAFIGAHTQGFDALRDSVRDATPAAAAQVCGLRADDIVQAARWFGAGPSLSLYCQGLNQSATGTTKNVALINLHLATGQIGKPGAGPFSLTGQPNAMGGREVGGMATLASAHRDLANPADRAEIARLWGVPDLPAKPGLTAVEMFERLAEGTLKAIWIVCTNPAHSIPSQTVARAGLERAEFVVLQDAYAHTGTAPYADVLLPAATWGEKEGTVTNSERRISRVRAATQPYGDARADWQIAADVGRRLEARLAPGRPTLFAHAHAEAVWNEHRATTVGRDCDIGGLSWPLLARDGPQQWPFPAGAERGLARLYADGRFPTADGRARFVPAPYQPVAEALDARYRFALTTGRLRDQWHGGSRTGSVAKLFAHAPQPCVELNPGDCARLALGPHDFVHLTSRRGSALLPARADDAIGPGQAFAPMHWGDEYVSGVAGNRAAMGINALTTPARDPYSQQPELKHAAIKLLKADLPWRWLIAARVPADAMLARQRAARAFFARFPYASCVPFGTDGYTGLAWRVAAYEPAPAELQREIEALFELPAQAADVMSYGDARRGTGRRVRIVDGALVAFSVAGAAGATEDGAAALREYVESGAGVGALGRLLLFAGRVPLQTAPARGRTICNCVGVSEREIGAVLTADAPSAAPGERLANLQERLKCGTQCGSCIPELRRLIAETATAAAPSPR; this is translated from the coding sequence ATGACGATCGAGACGCTCGCGCAGCCCGCCGCGCAAGACACGCCCGACGCCGTGCGCGAAACGCGCTCGACGTGCTGCTATTGCGGCGTCGGCTGCGGCGTCGTGATCGAGACCCGGCGCGACGCCGACGGCCGCGACCGGATCGTCGGCGTGCGCGGCGACCCCGAGCATCCGGCGAACTTCGGGCGCCTGTGCTCGAAGGGCAGCACGCTGCATCTGACGGCGACGCCCGAGCGCTACGCGCAGACGCGCGCGACGCATCCCGAGCTGCGCCTGTCGCGCGACGCGGCGCGCACGCGCGTGTCGTGGGACGACGCGCTCGATCACGTCGCGCTGCGCTTCGCGCGCATCGTCGAGCAGCACGGGCCGGACGCGGTCGGCTTCTACATCTCCGGCCAGCTGCTGACCGAGGACTACTACGTCTTCAACAAGCTCGCGAAGGGGCTCGTCGGCACGAACAACATCGATTCGAACTCGCGCCTTTGCATGAGCTCGGCCGTCGTCGGCTACAAGAAGACGCTCGGCGCAGACGCGCCGCCGTGCAGCTACGAGGACCTCGATCATGCGGGCACCGTGCTGATCGCGGGCGCGAATCCCGCGTACGCGCATCCGATCCTGTACCGGCGGCTCGAAGCGGCGCGCGCGCGCAATCCGCAGATGAAGGTGATCGTCGCCGATCCGCGCCGCACCGATTCGGCGAGCGACGCGACGCTGCATCTCGCGCTGCAGCCCGGCACCGACACGATGCTGTTCAACGCGATGCTGCACGTGCTGATCTGGGACGGCGCGCTCGATTCCGCGTTCATCGGCGCGCACACGCAAGGCTTCGACGCATTGCGCGACTCGGTGCGCGACGCGACGCCCGCCGCGGCCGCGCAGGTTTGCGGGCTGCGCGCGGACGACATCGTGCAGGCCGCGCGCTGGTTCGGCGCGGGGCCGTCGCTGTCGCTGTACTGCCAGGGGCTCAACCAGTCGGCGACCGGCACGACGAAGAACGTCGCGCTCATCAACCTGCATCTCGCGACGGGCCAGATCGGCAAGCCTGGCGCGGGGCCGTTCTCGCTGACGGGCCAGCCGAACGCGATGGGCGGCCGCGAGGTGGGCGGCATGGCGACGCTCGCGTCCGCGCACCGCGATCTCGCGAACCCGGCCGACCGCGCGGAAATCGCGCGCCTCTGGGGCGTGCCCGATCTGCCGGCGAAGCCGGGCCTCACCGCGGTCGAGATGTTCGAGCGGCTCGCCGAGGGCACGCTGAAGGCGATCTGGATCGTCTGCACGAACCCCGCGCACTCGATCCCGAGCCAGACGGTCGCGCGCGCGGGGCTCGAACGCGCGGAGTTCGTCGTGCTGCAGGACGCGTACGCGCACACGGGCACCGCGCCTTACGCCGACGTGCTGCTGCCCGCGGCCACGTGGGGCGAGAAGGAAGGCACGGTGACGAACTCCGAGCGGCGCATTTCACGCGTGCGCGCGGCGACGCAGCCGTACGGCGACGCGCGCGCCGACTGGCAAATCGCCGCCGACGTGGGCCGCCGGCTCGAAGCGCGGCTCGCGCCCGGCCGCCCGACCCTCTTTGCGCATGCGCACGCCGAAGCCGTGTGGAACGAACACCGCGCGACGACGGTCGGCCGCGATTGCGACATCGGCGGGCTGTCGTGGCCGCTGCTCGCGCGCGACGGCCCGCAGCAATGGCCGTTTCCGGCGGGCGCCGAGCGCGGGCTCGCGCGCCTGTACGCGGACGGCCGCTTTCCGACCGCAGACGGCCGCGCGCGCTTCGTGCCCGCGCCGTATCAGCCGGTCGCCGAGGCGCTCGACGCGCGCTACCGCTTCGCGCTGACGACGGGCCGCCTGCGCGACCAATGGCACGGCGGCAGCCGCACCGGCTCGGTCGCGAAACTGTTCGCACACGCGCCGCAGCCTTGCGTCGAGCTCAATCCCGGCGATTGCGCCCGGCTCGCGCTCGGCCCGCACGACTTCGTCCACCTGACGTCGCGGCGCGGCAGCGCGCTCCTGCCCGCGCGCGCCGACGACGCGATCGGCCCCGGTCAGGCGTTCGCGCCGATGCACTGGGGCGACGAATACGTGTCGGGCGTCGCGGGCAATCGTGCGGCGATGGGCATCAACGCGCTCACGACGCCCGCGCGCGATCCGTACTCGCAGCAGCCCGAGCTCAAGCACGCGGCGATCAAGCTGCTGAAGGCCGACCTGCCGTGGCGCTGGCTGATCGCCGCGCGCGTGCCGGCCGACGCGATGCTCGCGCGCCAGCGGGCTGCGCGCGCGTTCTTCGCGCGCTTCCCGTATGCGAGCTGCGTGCCGTTCGGCACCGACGGCTACACGGGGCTCGCGTGGCGCGTCGCCGCGTACGAGCCCGCGCCCGCCGAGCTGCAACGCGAAATCGAGGCGCTCTTCGAATTGCCCGCGCAAGCGGCCGACGTGATGAGCTACGGCGACGCGCGGCGCGGCACCGGCCGGCGCGTGCGAATCGTCGACGGCGCGCTCGTCGCGTTCTCGGTCGCCGGCGCGGCGGGCGCGACCGAGGACGGCGCGGCCGCGCTGCGCGAGTACGTCGAGAGCGGCGCGGGCGTCGGCGCGCTCGGCCGCCTGCTGCTGTTCGCGGGCCGCGTGCCGCTGCAAACGGCGCCCGCGCGCGGCCGCACGATCTGCAACTGCGTGGGCGTGAGCGAGCGCGAGATCGGCGCCGTGCTGACGGCCGATGCGCCGTCCGCGGCGCCCGGCGAGCGGCTCGCGAACTTGCAAGAACGGCTCAAATGCGGTACTCAGTGTGGTTCCTGCATACCCGAGCTGCGCCGCCTGATCGCCGAAACCGCGACGGCCGCGGCCCCTTCCCCTCGATGA